In one window of Erinaceus europaeus chromosome 17, mEriEur2.1, whole genome shotgun sequence DNA:
- the LRRC55 gene encoding leucine-rich repeat-containing protein 55: MPQNLHPMATITIWTGSLQPGSCLPPRMGDICFQLPWPGPTVLLVSLFLAAGVLPAEAGTSCPVLCTCQNQVVDCSSQRLFSVPPDLPRDTRNLSLAHNRIATVPPGYLTCYIELRVLDLRNNSLQALPAGLFLHAKRLAHLDLSYNNLSLVPADMFREAHGLVHIDLSHNPWLRRVHPQAFQGLLQLRDLDLSFGGLAFLSLEALEGLPGLVTLQIGGNPWVCGCTMEPLLTWLRNRIQRCTADSQLAECRGPPEVEGAPLFSLTEESFKACHLTLTLDDYLFIAFVGFVVSIASVATNFLLGITANCCHRWSKASEEEEI, translated from the exons ATGCCTCAGAATCTTCATCCCATGGCCACCATCACCATCTGGACAGGATCCCTCCAGCCCGGCTCCTGCCTGCCACCCAGGATGGGTGACATCTGTTTCCAGCTGCCTTGGCCTGGGCCCACCGTGCTGCTGGTCTCCCTGTTCCTGGCAGCTGGGGTGCTGCCCGCGGAGGCTGGCACCAGCTGCCCGGTCCTGTGCACCTGCCAGAACCAGGTGGTGGACTGCAGCAGCCAGCGGCTCTTCTCAGTGCCCCCGGACCTGCCCAGGGACACACGCAACCTCAGCCTGGCCCACAACCGAATTGCCACGGTGCCCCCAGGCTACCTGACCTGCTACATCGAGCTTCGAGTGCTGGACCTGAGGAACAACTCCCTGCAGGCATTGCCCGCCGGCCTCTTCCTGCACGCCAAGCGCCTGGCCCACCTGGACCTGAGTTACAACAACCTGAGCCTGGTACCGGCAGACATGTTCCGCGAGGCCCACGGGCTGGTCCACATCGACCTGAGCCACAACCCATGGCTGCGCCGCGTGCACCCCCAGGCCTTCCAGGGCCTGCTGCAGCTCCGAGACCTGGACCTCAGTTTTGGGGGGCTGGCCTTTCTCAGCCTCGAGGCCCTCGAAGGGCTGCCCGGGCTGGTGACCCTGCAGATCGGGGGCAACCCCTGGGTGTGCGGCTGCACCATGGAGCCCCTGCTCACGTGGCTGAGGAACCGGATCCAGCGCTGTACGGCAG ATTCTCAGCTGGCTGAGTGTCGAGGTCCCCCTGAAGTCGAGGGTGCCCCACTCTTCTCCCTCACTGAGGAGAGCTTCAAGGCCTGCCACCTTACTCTGACCCTGGATGATTACCTCTTCATCGCATTTGTGGGCTTTGTGGTCTCCATCGCTTCTGTGGCCACCAATTTCCTCCTGGGTATCACAGCCAACTGCTGCCACCGCTGGAGCAAGGCCAGTGAGGAGGAAGAGATCTGA